TTACATTTCACAGTAGCTAGTACTTGAAGCTATCATTTTGTCACATCTCTCGGTTTTTTGGTACTCTTTAAGAATCCAGTTTGTGCATATGTTTTGTTAATTGAAGGTTGTCTTTGTACAGAAGTGGCTCACATGCTAATGAAAGACCCTAAGGAGAACCCTGTGATATCCAGGGAACCTCTACTGAACTCAATGAAAGAGAACAATGAAGACTTCATGAAAGATACAAAGAAGATTATAGCAAGGAGAAGGGGAAGGAGAGGAGGTAAAGGACCAAAAGTGGAGAAATTGCAAGTAGAGAAGCTAAATACTGATGTGGGGTCCCCTGCTTCATGCAAAAGCCTTATGTTCCATCGTAGACCTGGCTATGGCCAACTGGGGACAAAGTGTTTAGTTAAAGCCAATCACTTCATTGCAAACATACCAGACTCGGATATATGTCACTATAGTGTAAGTGTTTCTTATATTCAAGAGTGAACTGAACTATGGAAAGTTATTgaaactcaaattcaaattttgtggcTATGTTTCTGTGTGCAGGTTAAGATTGACCCTGAGGTTACTTCTCATAAATTGAACAAAGCTATCATGACCCAGTTGGTGAAACTTCATAGAGAGTCAGACTTGGGGATGAGGCTCCCTGTCTATGATGGAGCAAGAAACTTATACACAGCTGGATTTCTGccttttacaacaaaaaacttcATCATAATATTGAGTGATGATGAGGAGGGGGCATGCAATAGAAGGTTATTTGTCAATCATATTTGTTTGTATTAAGATTGTGCTCTCCATTGAATGATATCATGCTAGAATTTATGGTCTATTcatagattttatttatttatttaagtttgtGGGAGATTTGATCAAGCTTTGATTAATCATATCAGGGAACGAGAATTTAAAGTGACGATAAGTTTTATAACTTTAGCTAGCATGCAACAATTACGTGAGCTTCTTGCTGGGAAGCCAGTTGATACCCCTCACAAAGCACTTACCATTATTGATATTGTCTTAAGGCAACTAGCAGCCCAAAGGTGCATTGCAGATTTGCAGTTGTTCTATTTCTTTAGCTTTATgttcttgttttattttcaattaaggTTACTGATATTGGATTTCCAATTACTTGTTTGTGGGTGTCTTAGGTATGTATCAGTTGGAAGGTTTCTCTATTCTCCTGATATTAAGAAACCACAGCAATTGGGTGGTGGCTTAGAATCATGGCGAGGATTCTACCAGAGTATTAGGCCTATTCAGATGGGACTGTCCCTGAATATTGGTGGGTATTCTTCTAATCCTTTAGGTTGTTTTGTTCTTATTGAAATGCTTTTACACACTAACTTGTCCCCAGAAGTTAACATTCTGCATTTTTTCCCTTGTTGCTTATGATTCAGACATGTCATCGACTGCGTTCATTGAACCACTCCCTGTCATTGATTTTGTTGCTCAGATTTTAGATAAAGATGTGTATTCAAGGCCATTATCAGATGCTGATCGTATTAAGGTATTGTACTCTTTGGTGTGGAAACGAAGTGGCCATGCTCTTCACATGTGCAATTCTGTCGAGaattatatacatattttgTCTATAGCCAACTTAAAAACTCATGTATTGGTTTTATGATATGCTTTGAAACCATACTAGACACCGGTAGGTTGAGAATCTGATAATTTGTGTAGCAATTGAAAGTTCTAACCCAATCATAGGCTTAAAACTTTCAAATGTTACTTTCAAAGCAAGAGTAAGTGCTGCATGTAACATTCTGGTTCGTGATTCTTCTGGCTGCTTAACTCCGTTCTATGATAGCTGTCAATTTTATACATCATCAAAACACTGCTAATGGGTTTAGATAGAACATTTGGTGAAATTAATTAGTGAATGGACATAGTAATGCTAGATTCGAACTCAAAATGGGATAGCTACAATTCTAACATCTCGTATAATTTATCATTTAGAGTAATTTTTGCATTATTCTGAACCTTTCAAGTTTAGCGCTCCTTCCTGGTCCTAGAGCTGTGAAATCATTTTGCTTGTTGAACAGTTATTGCTATGGCAATGCAGCAGCTGTCTTTGCTTGGTTTACATTTGATGTATCTTATTTCAATTTAGCCTTACTACTTGTAGGCATTTGCTTTCTCCAACACAATCAACCAAGATTGACTTTGAAGGTGTTTAGTTCACCATTAGAACGTTCAAGTGTCTACATATATTTTCTGATCTTAGGATCAATAAGTACTGCACATCTAGTCCAGATTATAGATCCATTACTTTTGCAGATAAAATTGAGAGGCAATCTATAAATGATGTCTAACCAGGTTACTTTTGTATCAATGATTGCAGGTTAAGAAAGCCCTTAGAGGTGTCAAAGTAGAAGTTACACATAGAGGAAATGTTCGAAGGAAATACCGCATTTCAGGGTTGACATCACAGCCTACAAGGGAGCTAATGTATTTAGATTCACCATCATTGTTCTTTGCTCTTGctagttgtttttgttttttctttttgtactcTTTTGGAAtgattatcttcttcttctttttccccttaAACAGTTTCCCAGTAGATGAGCAAAAGAACATGAAATCAGTTGTTGAGTACTTTCAAGAGGTGTATGGATATACCATTCAATATTCTCATCTACCTTGTCTTCAAGTGGGAAATCAAAAGAAGGTGAACTATTTGCCATTGGAGGTAGGCTCTGCTCAAAGTTTGTAACCTTTGCATGTAGCAGTCTATTCTCTTTAGTCAATTCATATGAATCTTTTTACAGGCTTGCAAGATAGTTGGCGGACAGAGATACACTAAAGGGCTGAATGAGAAGCAGATAACTTCTCTGCTAAAAGTTTCATGCCAAAGACCCCATGAACAAGAAATGGACATTTTACAGGTCTAGATCATTAATTCCTTGAGCTTCTAGCGACTTTGTTGATAAACTAAGGAAAATATAtctaaataaattgtaaatacTGAGATTGCTCGAGTGCTACTAAAGGAAACTCCATAGTTTTTTGCTTGTATAATGTTCCAATTTTCTACCATACTGCAACacttgctttatatatatatatatatgtgtgtgtgtgtgtgtgtgtaatcaAATGCAACACTTGCTTGTTCCAAAGAGTTACCCCTCAATATCTGTCAGAAAAAGACAAATTATTGGTCAATGcaaataataatgataacatgaagaTGAACGGTACACCAAAGATCTGACATTTCTCCAATGTCTTTGCAGACAGTTCATCAAAATGACTATGAGAAAGATCCCTATGCAAAGGAATTTGGCATCAGTATAGACAACAAGCTTGCATCTGTTGAGGCTCGGGTTCTTCCAGCTCCATGGGTAAGTTCAAAGCCACTTTACTACTTCAGACATTAAGCCTCATACTACCAAGAAGTTGTTTATTGTATcccatttcttttcttaatagCTTAAGTATCATGATActggaaaggaaaaagaatactTGCCTCAAGTTGGTCAGTGGAATATGATGAACAAGGTTAGTCAATGTATAACTtgagaaacttaaaaaatttaacagcATACTGATTTCTAAGTGTTAAAAGTCAGAGACTAACTATATCTGACAGAAGGTTTGTTTTAATACAGAAAGTAATAAATGGAAGCACTGTCAGACATTGGGCTTGCATCAACTTCTCAAAAACCGTCCAAGAGAGCACTGCTTGTAGTTTCTGTCAACAGTTGGTTCAGATGTGCCAAATTTCTGGCATGGTAAACTTTCCTGATTCAGTTCTGGGTAGTGGCAAATTTTAAGTAGAAATCAGTAACTTTGTGAAACCATCATTCTATCCAAATAATTATAACACTGCTTCCAGCATTCCTAGTGATATCTTGCGTTTATAATATGTTTTGGTTGACCTTAATCTCAGGAATTTAACCGGGACCCTGTAATTCCAATATATTCAGCCAGACCAGATCAGGTAAAGAAGGCCTTAAAATATGTGTATTATGCTGCTGCAAGCAAGCTAGAAGGAAAAGAGTTGGAGTTGCTTATTGCCATTCTTCCAGACAACAATGGCTCTTTATATGGTATGTAGTTAGCTTTTGCTACTAGCTGGCTATTTGGGGCTCACTTTACAATATCAACTTAGACTTTCCATATATATGGTTTCTATAAGCATTACCTATTAAGTAATGTAGAATGAAAAATATGTATATCGTTTCTCATACTTAAGGAATTTAAATGTCTCCAACATGTAAATTTTTGCACAAAGTCTTCCAACTTTTAAGTTTTCATTTGAAGGTGCTCAAAAATTTCATCCATAACTTTGTGAGCTTTATGTGGAATTCAAGCTCACTAAGGGCTGCATGCTCCACTTTCAGGTGATCTAAAACGAATTTGCGAAACAGAGCTGGGGTTGATTTCTCAGTGCTGCCTTACAAAATATGTCTTCAACTCTAGCAGACAGTATCTGGCAAATGTATCACTTAAAATCAATGTCAAGGTGTGTCGTAATTGAATGATCTTTCAGGGTTCTACTACCCAAAAACAAAGCTTACTATGGTTAATATTGTATTCATTTGACTTGCCGAAATCAGATTAGTGATTTCTTTATCTAAAAAAAgtctttctcaattttttagATGGGAGGAAGAAATACCGTGCTTTTAGATGCTCTAAGTTGGAGGATTCCTTTGGTCAGTGACATTCCAACAATAATTTTTGGAGCTGATGTTACTCATCCAGAAACCGGAGATGATTCTTGTCCATCTATAGCTGCTGTAAGCATTTGAAAACCTTAAAACCTCTCTATTACTAGAAAAGTTTGGATGGCCCCAAGTTTGAGCATGCTGGTTATTGTAATACAGGTTGTAGCTTCCCAAGATTGGCCAGAAGTTACAAAGTATGCCGGCTTGGTATGTGCACAACCTCATCGAGAAGAACTTATCCAAGATTTGTTCAAAACCTGGAAAGATCCTCAACGGGGTATGGTTACTGGAGGCATGATCAGGTACGTATTTATGGACTCCTTCAGAACTGTGCATGACTTGGGTGTTCTTATGTTCACGTCTTGGTTTAGAGCTTTATAGTTATTAAAAAACATTTACAGCTTAAAAGACTATCCCAACACTCAAACCCCTTCCCTATGTCAagaaaattactaaattttctAGAAGACGGACTAGGCAGGCAACTCCATCTACAATACAGCATTTTTAAAGAAATGGAACAGCAAGACCAGTTTTGGGGGTGGGAGGACCTTGATGCCATTTATGCTAGAGCTATTTAAATTGgccataaaaaattcattttgcaGCGATAATTACTATCAAATTGAGAAATATGATTTGCCTAACTGTTAAGAAACCAGCAGTTGACCAAATTgttaatttaagtttttctaATTTAGGAAATTCATGTGTGATCTAGAGAATTATatcttttacattttatttgaTTCCTTTAATTATTGACctggtttaatttttaagaCCTCTGTATTTTATTGGCTGACCTCAAGTTCAAAAACTTCAAAGATAAGGTTTTATTGTAGTAGGCATTCATTGGGTGTTTGAGATTTACTTGGTGATGCATACATGGAGTCATACCTTCTAATTGCTTCCGTAGTTTTTATTAGAAGATAAAATGAcggtttctttttttaattaaagtttacTAATTTGAGTCACTGCAGAGAGCTTTTACTTTCATTTAAGAAGGCCACTGGACAAAAACCATTGAGAATAATATTTTACAGGTATTCTAATTTAATAACTATTTAGATAAAGAAATTGTTTCGATCTGCAGTTAGGTCCAAGAAATAGCTAAAGTATGCCTTTTACATTATCTGTAGGGATGGTGTTAGTGAAGGACAATTCTACCAGGTCTTACTATATGAACTTGATGCCATTCGTAAGGTTGGTGAAGATCTGGCATCCTTGTTTTTTATTAACTTGATGCTCTTCCTATTCTTACATTCCTATCATGTCTAGGCTTGTGCATCATTGGAACCTAGTTACCAACCCCCAGTAACATTTATTGTGGTTCAAAAGAGGCACCACACCAGGCTCCTCGCAAACAATCACAATGACAGAAGTAGCACTGACAAGAGTGGAAATATCTTACCTGGTAAATACTCTTTGTTTCAAATCacctggaagagctagcatacTCTCCCACTTATGATTTTATGCTTGGACTATGAAAGTTTCACATGAGGTAATTGAGTGATCGCATGCTTTGGGCCAAGGCGTCTGATCAGATTCTGCAAAAGAGTTAGCTAGCTCTCTCCACAAGTCATGCAGCTACCATTCTGAACTCATAAACTGAGATGTTAttgatttgaatttcaaatgtAGGTACTGTGGTGGATTCAAAGATTTGTCATCCTACTGAGTTCGACTTCTATTTATGTAGTCATGCAGGAATCCAGGTATGGTGTTGAAACATACTAAATACTTCGTAATTTGAGAATTGGACCTTAAGGTAGTTAAAGAGTTGCAATAAGCCTCAGACAGAGTTGAGCTTGCAAGATCAACTCCATGTAAAAGCCTATTAATATAAGAAGCTGAGACATACTCACACTTAAATTATATTGCACATGGCATTTGACAGGGGACCAGTCGACCAGCTCATTATCATGTTCTCTGGGATGAGAACAATTTTACTGCAGATGAAATTCAATCACTGACCAACAACCTGTGTTATACGTGAGTTATTTGGTTCCCTTGTTGCTTCTTCTACATAAGCTTGTTACTTATAGTGAATTAACCTCGTTAATGATTCGGTTGCAGGTATGCTCGATGCACTCGATCTGTTTCTGTAGGTAAATTTCTACTCATCGTTTATAATACACTGACATGCACGTAATGCCACCTACCTGCCTGTGAAAGTAATacatcaaattttcaaagaaactTACACCAACAATTCTTTGTTTAGATTGTCCTATGTCCTTGTTTGCATGATTTTATTATCATTCAACTGGCAAGATACAAATTTATCATACTGTACCGCATGTAATGGCAACTTAATAAACATCATTTCTTCTAAATGCAGTGCCTCCAGCATATTATGCTCACCTGGCAGCTTACAGAGCTCGATTCTACATGGAACCTGGTGTGCATGAGAATGCTAAAACGCGTTGCACACGGGCCACTAATGGGTCATGTGTCCGTCCTCTTCCAGCTTTGAAAGAGAAGGTGAAGAATGTGATGTTTTACTGCTAGAGGGAGGAAGTAGCAAGGGCAAGAACCAAATTGAAGCATAGGAAGGAGTTGTACATGCTGTACCTCGTGTTTATAATGTAGAGGAATTGTGCcttgaattaaaatttgaaaattttgacaacaCGTCTAATAACAAGGTTTTGATAGCGTTAGCTTTTTATATATGGATGATGATGTAAAGATAATAGGACGTTTGTGTGCACGCACGCATGTGAGTGTGTTTAATTGTTAGGATTCAAGGGTCTGATTGTCTGGGCGATTTAGGAGCCTGAAGCGCATTTTTAAAACCGGAATGTTGTTTCACAACAACAATTCTTGATAACTTTTTTACAATCGCTCATTTTAAACCCAAAACGTCGTTTCGCAACAACTtatacaaacacaccctaaattGGTAAATATAGTGACAATGTAATCTGAAATGGGATTGCATTCCTCGATCATTCTGTGAAACGAAAAACTCAGGAATTTGGAAACTAGAGGCTCTCATTCGAGCGAGAACAAGACTGCCCAGAGAGCTGGTTTAAGGTTTTAGTAGGCTGAACTGTCTTTGAGAGTAGGCCTTGAGTTTTGGTTGGTGAGCAAGgagaaaagaaacagagagagcTGAGCATTTTGAGAAATGGACACAGCCACTTTCGTTCAAGGTAAAGAGAGAAGCCCTTTTGGTTCGAAAGCTCCTAAGCTGTGGGAACAGAAAGATCCTCTGAAAATACCCATGCTAGTGCTTTTTAGAATACCACTCGATAGAGCTAAGTTTTTAAGCtgcaaaatatgcatagaactcAACATTAATAACGTTGAGTTTCAAAAATAAGGACATTTTGCTAAATACTTTAGAAATATGAGTATTTTGCTacatagttttaaaattaatagtaTTTACTCATTTTACCCAATTTCACATGTGATCAGAGTCAGATCATTTAAGAATTTtacacgattttttttttaataatgagaaagcttacaaacacaaaaaatttgatatttgctAATATGGCATATTGTTAGTAGCAGgtaaaaagtgatgttaatagAGAGCTCAAATGAAAACTAGTGAAAACTTGCCAACTCGATGtgtgaaaaagttgtcaaagtATTTTATgtatatgagaaatgatatgtctacaacatttttacaacatttttacaacaaatcctaagtggcaggatgttagtggttgttattgttggggcaaaaaagtaatcttagtgttaggttcaaatttgaaccaataacaactaaccacctatgatttgttgtaaaaatgttgtaaaaatgttgtgtacgtTGCACCTCTCTTATGTATATAGCTTTACTCtttaatattttcctattttgttcaaattcaaattttgaattaagtATTTGACTTTTACTCTTTAAtactttttctctttattatacATTACCTCTCTTGATACTCAAATAATACCAAATTAATAATCtaaatacaaattgaaattcaaagaCATATTTTGACCTTGAAGACTTAGAGACCTAGTTATTTTGTGTGGAAATAATCAATTTACAAGTAATGATTAATTTAAGACCCCTCAAGTCAAAGTGtcaaattgaatttaaattcaacGCATTCGAAAGTCTATCAATCATCTCATTAatactaggggtggcaattcgtgttcgcgtgtcgggttcgtgtcgtgtcaagtcatgaatATTCGACtgcataggtcaacactaacccgacatgtttattaaacgggtcaagatttctcaaccctaacacgacccatttattaaacgggtcagtcatgtcgacctgtttatcagattttattaaaatgaaaaataaaaattaatgaaaaaacaaacaaataaatatttttaatataaaattcaaaactaacaagTAACTgcattaaaaataatcattcaaaactaaagcatattccaatatcacaaataatcaatcacaatatgtcaaagaaaataaatcacaacaactaataagtttatatacctagagtttgaagggtatattggtaaaatgtcatttaattaaacgggtcagacgggtcaaacgtgttctatgtgttcaacactaacccaacccgtttattaaacgggttagtcgtgtcaactcgaatatgacacgaacccattaagcctcaacccataacctgctaatttcatgtcgtgtcgtgtcgggttcgcgggtcgtgtcaaattttgccacccctaattaATACCCCCACTTTCTCCAAATTTACTttctaaattcaagtttcaaactTAAACACAAACTAGTGTGTAATGTAACTTATACTTACGCACGTGAATGGTCAATTATAGAGATCCTATTGATGTTAAGCATGGGTTATTAAACATCTAGGAAATTAATTTGACCAAGAGTTACATTATTTGCCCGTTTGGATCCGGATTATTAGAGCTACATTTTGCTTTTTgcgttttttccttttttttttctttttttttttttttcgtttgctGCGGGGGACAAAACTCGTAGTGCACGTACTGTGCGTGTATTGTGCACGCACTGTTCACGCActttttcagcaacttttttttattaaaaatgggttccgcagtactattcacacatttaaaatttatttttctatagtattttcagttttcagtaataagttctatccaaacggaccctatatattcttaaaaaaaaaaaaaaaaagagttttgtgTTATAGGGTAATTATGTTCTATAATAtattgtcaaataaataatgagaaatgtatgtttgtgaaaatataataattttttgaattgtgGGTTCCagctagctcaactggtaaagtctttgatggttgaataagagatttggggttcaattcccacttacaccaaaaattgattgatgtcttggtctgatgataaagaattatCTTCAAGAGCAGACGTCATAGGTCGAaagtctctttttaaaaaaataattttttgaatatgtTATCCTAAACattcataataataacaaattaacaatattGATAATAAGACATTTGAATGTACTAAAATGGTTTTTCCTTGCAACTTTCACAATATTATTTTCGTCTAGTTTCTCATTATCATATATACTAATCTCATTCCAGCGCAATGCGCGAGAATATATCATTATTTTGTaatgaaatataatatataatttattttcaaaaatatttgtaaaatcATATATTAGGATTAGTCATTTGTAACAAAGTATTTTTCTCATAAGAGAATTTCATTTAGATGTATTAAAGTATTAATTAAGAAATGTACTTTTCTCATATAACCCTTTACCAAACCAACAAAGAGCAAGGATCttcacttatttattttttattctttataaaataaacaatgtCATATTGTTTTTAAGGGAAACAAATGgaaattttaagaagaaaataattggAAAAGATGAAAGATTGAACTAAGAAGACAATAGTTGAAGAAGATAAAAGGTTGAACAAAGTAAACTTGCAACAAATAaaagataacaaataaaaaaattaatgatgcTAATGACGTGACACAAAAAGAgcttttgtataatttattgCAAAGCTTCCATTATTATATATGGTATAAATAGATATGTATAaacattgtttttggttttttattcttcattgattttaatgtttagttatatatatctaaatttatatatatatatatatatatatatatatatatatatatatatatatatataaaaagatatatgtaaagttaaaactgACC
This genomic stretch from Castanea sativa cultivar Marrone di Chiusa Pesio chromosome 1, ASM4071231v1 harbors:
- the LOC142640846 gene encoding protein argonaute PNH1-like; translated protein: MLMKDPKENPVISREPLLNSMKENNEDFMKDTKKIIARRRGRRGGKGPKVEKLQVEKLNTDVGSPASCKSLMFHRRPGYGQLGTKCLVKANHFIANIPDSDICHYSVKIDPEVTSHKLNKAIMTQLVKLHRESDLGMRLPVYDGARNLYTAGFLPFTTKNFIIILSDDEEGACNRREREFKVTISFITLASMQQLRELLAGKPVDTPHKALTIIDIVLRQLAAQRYVSVGRFLYSPDIKKPQQLGGGLESWRGFYQSIRPIQMGLSLNIDMSSTAFIEPLPVIDFVAQILDKDVYSRPLSDADRIKVKKALRGVKVEVTHRGNVRRKYRISGLTSQPTRELIFPVDEQKNMKSVVEYFQEVYGYTIQYSHLPCLQVGNQKKVNYLPLEACKIVGGQRYTKGLNEKQITSLLKVSCQRPHEQEMDILQTVHQNDYEKDPYAKEFGISIDNKLASVEARVLPAPWLKYHDTGKEKEYLPQVGQWNMMNKKVINGSTVRHWACINFSKTVQESTACSFCQQLVQMCQISGMEFNRDPVIPIYSARPDQVKKALKYVYYAAASKLEGKELELLIAILPDNNGSLYGDLKRICETELGLISQCCLTKYVFNSSRQYLANVSLKINVKMGGRNTVLLDALSWRIPLVSDIPTIIFGADVTHPETGDDSCPSIAAVVASQDWPEVTKYAGLVCAQPHREELIQDLFKTWKDPQRGMVTGGMIRELLLSFKKATGQKPLRIIFYRDGVSEGQFYQVLLYELDAIRKACASLEPSYQPPVTFIVVQKRHHTRLLANNHNDRSSTDKSGNILPGTVVDSKICHPTEFDFYLCSHAGIQGTSRPAHYHVLWDENNFTADEIQSLTNNLCYTYARCTRSVSVVPPAYYAHLAAYRARFYMEPGVHENAKTRCTRATNGSCVRPLPALKEKVKNVMFYC